Proteins encoded within one genomic window of Lemur catta isolate mLemCat1 chromosome 23, mLemCat1.pri, whole genome shotgun sequence:
- the ZNF281 gene encoding zinc finger protein 281, whose product MKVGSGFLSGGGGTGSSGGSGSGGGGGGGRRAEMEPTFPQGMVMFNHRLPPVTSFTRPAAAAAPPPQCVLAASTSAAPAAEPPPPPAPDMTFKKEPAASAAAFPSQRTSWGFLQSLVSIKQEKPTDLEEQQPHHHHHHHHYGGLFAGAEERSPGLGGGEGGSHGVIQDLSILHQHVQQQPAQHHRDVLLSSSSRTDDHHGNEEPKQDTNVKKAKRPKPESQGIKAKRKPSASSKPSLVGDGEGAILSPSQKPHICDHCSAAFRSSYHLRRHVLIHTGERPFQCSQCSMGFIQKYLLQRHEKIHSREKPFGCDQCSMKFIQKYHMERHKRTHSGEKPYKCDTCQQYFSRTDRLLKHRRTCGEVIVKGAASAEPGSSNHNSMGNLAVLSQGNTSSSRRKTKSKSIAMENKEHKTGKTNESQISNNMSMQSYSVEMPTVSSSGGIIGTGIDELQKRVPKLIFKKGSRKNTDKNYLNFVSPLPDIVGQKSLSGKPSGSLGIVSNHSVETISLLQSTSGKQGQISSNYDDAMQFSKKRRYLPTASSNSAFSINVGHMVSQQSVIQSAGVSVLDNEASLSLIDSSALSADIKSCHDKSGIPDEVLQSILDQYSNKSESQKEDPFNITEPRVDLHTSGEHSELVQEENLSPGTQTPSNDKATMLQEYSKYLQQAFEKSTNAGFALGHGFQFVSLSSPLHNHTLFPEKQIYTTSPLECGFGQSVTSVLPSSLPKPPFGMLFGSQPGLYLSALDATHQQLTPSQELDDLIDSQKNLETSSAFQSSSQKLTSQKEQQKNLESSTSFQIPSQELASQIDPQKDIEPRTTYQIENFAQAFGSQFKSGSRVPMTFITNSNGEVDHRVRTSVSDFSGYTNMMSDVSEPCSTRVKTPTSQSYR is encoded by the coding sequence ATGAAAGTCGGCAGTGGGTTCctgagcggcggcggcggcaccgGCAGTAGCGGTGGTAGCGgctccggcggcggcggcggcggcggcaggaggGCGGAGATGGAACCCACCTTTCCCCAGGGTATGGTTATGTTCAACCACCGGCTTCCCCCGGTCACCAGCTTCAcccggccggcggcggcggccgcccctcccccgcagTGCGTGTTAGCCGCCTCGACCTCCGCAGCCCCGGCCGCCGAGCCCCCCCCTCCGCCGGCCCCGGACATGACTTTCAAAAAGGAGCCCGCGGCGTCAGCCGCGGCCTTCCCCTCGCAGAGGACCTCCTGGGGATTCTTGCAGTCTTTGGTTAGCATCAAGCAGGAGAAGCCCACGGATCTTGAGGAGCAGcagccccaccaccaccatcaccaccaccactatggGGGGCTGTTCGCCGGGGCCGAGGAGAGATCTCCAGGCCTAGGAGGCGGGGAAGGAGGGAGCCACGGCGTCATCCAGGACCTCAGTATTCTCCACCAGCATGTCCAGCAGCAGCCAGCCCAGCACCACCGCGACGTATTGCTCAGCAGCAGTAGCAGGACTGATGACCACCACGGCAACGAGGAGCCAAAGCAGGACACTAATGTCAAAAAGGCAAAGAGGCCAAAGCCAGAATCTCAGGGAATCAAAGCCAAGAGGAAGCCAAGTGCATCTTCCAAACCTTCTTTGGTTGGAGATGGAGAAGGTGCCATCCTCTCCCCAAGTCAGAAACCTCATATTTGTGATCACTGTAGTGCTGCTTTTAGAAGCTCCTATCACCTGCGGAGACATGTCCTCATCCATACGGGAGAAAGACCTTTCCAGTGCAGCCAGTGTAGTATGGGTTTCATCCAGAAGTACCTGCTGCAGAGACATGAGAAAATCCATAGTAGAGAGAAGCCATTTGGATGTGACCAGTGCAGCATGAAGTTTATTCAGAAGTACCATATGGAGAGACACAAGAGGACGCATAGTGGAGAAAAGCCATATAAGTGTGACACTTGCCAACAGTATTTTTCAAGGACTGATAGATTGTTGAAGCACAGGCGTACGTGTGGTGAAGTCATAGTTAAAGGAGCCGCTAGTGCGGAACCTGGGTCATCAAACCATAACAGTATGGGTAATCTGGCTGTGTTGTCTCAGGGAAATACAAGTTCCTCAAGGAGAAAAACGAAGTCAAAAAGCATAGCTATGGAAAACAAGGAGCATAAGACTGGTAAAACAAATGAATCACAAATTTCGAATAATATGAGCATGCAGAGTTACTCAGTAGAAATGCCTACTGTGTCTTCCAGTGGAGGCATAATTGGCACTGGAATAGATGAACTACAGAAAAGGGTGCCAAAATTGATCTTtaagaaaggaagcagaaagaataCAGATAAAAACTACCTTAATTTTGTGTCACCATTACCAGACATAGTTGGACAGAAATCCTTGTCTGGGAAACCAAGTGGCTCACTTGGGATAGTATCGAATCACAGCGTGGAGACCATTAGTCTTCTCCAAAGTACAAGTGGCAAACAAGGTCAAATAAGTAGTAATTATGATGATGCCATGcagttttcaaagaaaagaaggtATTTACCAACTGCCAGCAGCAACAGTGCCTTTTCTATAAATGTAGGACACATGGTCTCCCAACAGTCCGTCATTCAGTCTGCAGGTGTCAGTGTTCTGGACAATGAGGCATCATTGTCACTTATTGACTCCTCAGCTCTAAGTGCTGATATTAAGTCTTGTCATGACAAGTCTGGAATTCCTGATGAGGTTTTACAAAGTATTTTGGATCAATACTCTAACAAATCAGAAAGCCAGAAAGAGGATCCTTTCAATATAACAGAACCACGTGTGGATTTACACACCTCAGGAGAACACTCAGAATTGGTTCAAGAAGAAAATTTGAGCCCAGGCACCCAAACACCTTCAAATGATAAAGCAACCATGTTGCAAGAATACTCCAAATACCTCCAACAGGCTTTTGAAAAATCCACTAATGCAGGTTTTGCTCTTGGACACGGTTTCCAATTTGTAAGTTTGTCTTCACCTCTCCACAACCACACTTTATTTCCAGAAAAACAGATATACACTACATCTCCTTTGGAGTGTGGTTTCGGCCAATCTGTTACCTCAGTGTTGCCATCTTCATTGCCAAAGCCTCCTTTTGGGATGTTGTTTGGATCTCAACCAGGTCTTTATTTATCTGCTTTGGATGCTACACATCAGCAGTTGACACCTTCCCAGGAGCTGGATGATCTGATAGATTCTCAGAAGAACTTAGAGACTTCGTCAGCCTTCCAGTCCTCATCTCAGAAATTGACTAGCCAGAAGGAACAACAGAAGAACTTAGAGTCCTCTACAAGCTTTCAGATTCCATCTCAGGAGTTAGCTAGCCAGATAGATCCTCAGAAAGACATAGAGCCTAGAACAACATACCAGATTGAGAACTTTGCACAAGCGTTTGGTTCTCAGTTTAAGTCGGGCAGCAGGGTGCCAATGACCTTTATCACTAACTCTAATGGAGAAGTGGACCATAGAGTAAGGACTTCAGTGTCAGATTTCTCAGGGTATACAAATATGATGTCTGATGTAAGTGAGCCATGTAGTACAAGAGTAAAGACACCCACCAGCCAGAGTTACAGGTAA